atttttttaaacattttgttagggactcatacaactcttatcacaatccatacatacatcaattgtataaagcacatctgtaccttcaGTTTTGTCTTTTGAAAACAACTATCCACCTACAAAAGTTGCCTTGATAAAAACAGCGCTGGCTTGACTCTTAGTTTTAGGTGATGTGTGCAAAATAAGATGATAAGTCCACAATGTACTGTGGATACAGACCTCTGTTTACATGGTGTTAGAACACAGGGTACTATGAAGCAATGTTTCCAAAACATGCAGATGACTGTATTTGGAAAAAATAAGATAgccctttaaaaaatacttttattgggggctcttatatctcttatcataatccatacattcctccagtgtgtcaaacacatttgcacatatgctgccatcatcattttcaaagcattctttcccATTGAGCCTCTGATTCTGCTCTCTTAAAATAGCCTTTTGttgcttaaaaaaaagattagCCCTTTGGCATCCCTAAAAAGTTAACAAAaccattttttttgcttttggttGTGATTTAGATGtaaatttacagagcagatcatagctGTACACACAGCAATTCCTTCACAAGCTAATTCAACTCATTCAATGCGGTCCCTTCAATGAACCATCGCTTATTCAACTATCTCCCTGCGTTTTCTCTTTccgttcttccttctttccttgccCTCTAAACTTTGTCCTGGGGTAAATGCTGCTTTTCCTACCTTAGATACTGATAGTTCTAACATGGATGTGAGTtaggttccagatctgaaggaggAGGGCCATCATCTtagggtcccaccagtctctctctgtcttggtctcttttatgattttgagttctgttccacagtttTCTCCCAAGGCTTTCAAATGTGACTGAAAGCAGTTTGTAGTGGTGGCCAGGCACCACCGATTTCTTCTGTTTTCAAGGTAAGTCCTACTACaaatttgttttataaaattAGCATTCTTTTTCTGTGATATTTAGTGAACAAAATGTTTTTATTAGTTCACATATGCATGTGCAAATATAACATCTGAAAGAATATACATCACAATCATCACAAAGGTTACTTTGGGAAAGGAAGATGTTGCTAGTAACAATATTCAAAACAATGAAGCAGGTGTCATCTTTATATGTAATGCTCAAATGTTTAAGTTCTATATTGTTTATAATTAGGGCTCCCCTTTAATTCTTGAGATTTTTATTGTATGAAAACTCTTTATAATTGTAATAACACTTAAAGGAAAAGGAATAAAAACCCAGAAGTGTTATAATATTCCTTCATTCAAGTGAATTAATATTAATGGTGGTCCTAGTATATACTAAAACCTAACCAACCAAATGTTCAATAATGAATTACTTTTAACCACCCAAGTGTTTGTGGAAGAAAGTCTGAAGTTGCTTCCATGCATCCACCTGGGCCATGGCATGAGCCCTGGGCTCCCCTCCCCAGATGACAGGACTGCCCACCAAGTTGTGCAGGGAGGCTGGGCAAAAGGGGAAGTAAGGAGGCTCAATAAGGTGCCCAGCCCCTGGGTAACAGATGATCTGGGGCTTTTCCTTACCATGGGCCTGTAAGCGCTTAGAGGCCTCATCAGCATAGAACTCACTCTTCCAGTTGTGGTCATCCAGACCAACAAGGAACAGGAAGGTACACTCAGCCCTTTCCACGGGAATGACGCTCTTCTGGTCAGGTCCTTCAGTTGGGCTGTTGAGGATATCTATGATGTCTACAAGGCCCTCTTTGACCACCTTGATCCGATGAGAGttgacacccacagggggcaagGTCTCATCTTTGTAGTGTAACTCTCCCCCGACATTGACCAGAGAGCCGTTGATGATGGTGGCAGCTGTGATGCCCTTCAAGAACGAAGCCATAGACATGCAGAGTTCGCCCCCTTTCGAATGTCCAAGCAGCCCAATTCCTGGACCTTTCACCTGAGAAAGGGACAGAAGCAAGAGAAGGCGAGTGAATCCATGAACAGTGTCATGTGGTGGGGATTTGCTAGTCTTGGAATTCAGGTGGTTTAAAGTCTGAATTTACCAAGGTTTGCAACCGTGGGAAATctacttctttttcttccttatctTCCTCTCCACAATTTCTCCATCATTATTCGTGGCGATTTCCGCATGAATGATATGCCAAATACCTTGATTGTCAGTGCCTTGATGTCTACTCCACCTCAGCCACTCATTGTCATAGTCTTATCCTAAACTTAGTCATCAGCAATAACTACATCATCaccaaaatctcaccatcttcaATACTTCCAGCAGAATCATTGTGATACCACCCATTCCAGTAACGTTTCTACTCTTTGAGACCTTTAATGAACATTTTTCCCACTTTTGATACCTCCTTCTTATTTTTAAGTTCCCTCCTCATCTAGCTTAGCGGTCATTATTTATAATCCTAGTCATTCCCTTGAAAACACTTAACGTTATTTAATATATCTCTTCTTTTGGCCATCTTTGCCTGGAAAAGTGCTAGCCAGCTGGAGTTCACTCCACTACTTCCTCCAGGTCTGCATTTGTACAAATGAACATGGCCGGGGGAAAATACACATTTGTGCTGACACATCTTATTTTCTTTCCATGATGACAAATTTCAAATGTGCACCCTCACTGTCCATCAATCCCTATCAGTCCACTGTTACGTTTGCTTTCCagttctaaaaaaaaaattttgtttacaCCTTCTAAATTCCTTTAACCTGAATCCCTCCTCCTTTCTGCTCCTCATGCTTCATTAAGAAAATAGAAGCTAAGTAGAAATGGTTCCTCGTTTTCCACTGCCAAACCTGCCCATGTCCACGTGAACTCAAGCACTCTGTCTTCCCTTGTGTATCTAAGAAGTCACCCTGTTCATATCACAGGTCATCACTTGTGGCCTGGATCTCATCCCTCCTGACTTTCTCATGGACATTGTTAGAGCAgttactttctctctctccccgttCCCAGCTTTTTTCCTATTGGCTCATTCCCCAAAACATATTTATATGCTCTAGTGCTATTTACATTAATACACAGcggcttcaaaaacttcatggaaattttccatgatcttctcattccatttttccatgcacTTTTCTGAAGCCTGTCGAGAATAATCCCTTGACCTCATATCCACTCTACCTACTTCCCTGATTCTTGACCCCATTCACATTTTTTTAAGTGTATGGGGCTGGGGGTCGTCTGTTACTGCTCTCTTCCTGGTCGTCTTCTCTTCAGTACTCTTCAAGGTAGTTCCACCAGGACTACTCTGATCCATTCTGGTGACCTCTGTGTTATAAACAAATGGCCTTTTATAGATTGACCTCTCAGGAGTTATCTTTTTTTCATCGTGACTTCTCATCAAAAGTACTAGGAATTACATGGTATTATCATCTCAATTTTCTCAAAAgaggaaaccaaggtcccaaggTTACAGAGCTGAGGTTGGGAGCCACGGAGTTAGAGCTGACGCACAGGGAGCTCatgtgcagcagaaggaaacgccGCCTGGGCTCCCGTGCCAGGCGCACGATGCTGAGTGCGTCCACAGTGGCAGCCAGGGTGACAGCCTCTCTCAATCAGCGtcctcctctcttttgctgaatctacttgaccaaacatgatgtcctttaccagggAATGGTTTCTATTGATTGCAAGTCCAAAGCACATGACACATAGTATTCCTgtgcttgtttctaaggagcgcaCCGCCTGTGCTTCCTCAAAGGCAGagaggtttgttcttctggcagacagTCCAGGGCACTTCTAATATTCTTCTTCAATATCATGATTCAAAGAtattgattcttctccagtctttcacagtcattgtccagctttcacatgcagatgaagtgACTATAACTCAATCTAAAAAGAACAagtgattaattttttttaatgatttattttaaaaaaagaacaacaacgacaaatcctcccaactggaccaagagacaaCACCGTGATAAATGGAGGGAAAACAGAAGTTGTCacaggtttcattttacttggatccaccgtCAATACTCATAAAGCAGTAGGCAAAAGTCGAATGACGTGTTTCGCTGGGCCAATGCACAGCACAAGATCCCTTTAGAGTGTCGAGGAGCAAACCTATCGCTTTGATGATTAACGTGTGCCTGGGGTGTTTtaaatcaccttatatgcatgggaaagttggacactgaataaggaccgAAGACAATTGATGCACTTGGATGATGGTGTTCGTGATGAATCCTGAAAGTACCGGGGAATGtccgaacaaatctgtcttagaagaagtacaaccagaatgctccttagaagggaggatggcaagacttcatctcatttatttttgatAGGCTATCCAgaggaccagtccttggaaacggacagcatgcttagtaaagccgagggtcagtgaaaacgaagaccctcgatgagatgggctATAACAATGGGCTAAAAATAACCACATTTGAGAGGACGGTGCAGAACtgagcagggtttccttctgttgtactcagggtcgctatgagtcagaacagcctTGTCGGTCCCTAAAAATGTCAGCAACAGACATATTGAATCAGTTTGGTAAAAGGATACAGCTCCGATGTACATCTTTCTAGATTTTAAACCAGGTTCTATTCAAACAActccctcttggtctatgtacaggttccacacgaacacaatggagtgttctggtaTTCCTATCTTTTACAATATCATACATAGTAATTGGTCAAGTCAAAACTTAAGTTTGCTTTGAACCTATCTATGCCTTGGCTCCACTGCTGTTGCTTGGTGTCATCAAGCCGACTCCATTGCATCATGACCCGATGCACAGCAGAACTGGAACACTGCATCGGCatgtgccctccttgccattgttcctaagcctgagcctagtgatgcgaccactgtgtcaggccatcttgttgagggcctttctctttttcgctctccttccacttgaccaaacatgatgtccttctccagggactggtctctcctgacaatatgtctgaagtctgtaagacgaagtcttacgatccttgcctctgaggagcaatctggctttacttcttccaacacagatctagtTTTCCTTTTAGCCATCTACGGTACTCTCAATGTTCTCCTCCGGCATCACAATTCAAAAACTTCtacgctcttccttattcaatgtccagctcttACATGCATTTGATTCAGTGGAGAATACCCTGGttggggtcaggcacatcttagtcctcaaagtaacatccttgcttttcaatactctaaagaggtcttctgcatcagatttacctaatgcaatatgtctgttGATCCTTTGCTTGCTGTGTCTGTGAGCACTGATTGGggctccaagtaagacaaaacccttgacaatatcaaactttgctccatttattgtggtgctacctattggtccaggggtTAgaatttttggtcttccttacatgagttgtaatccatactgaagtctacaacctttgttcttcatcagcacttCCGTCTCACTTTCAGCATGTCGGGTTTGTCATCTGCACAtgtcaagttgttaataagccttcctcacatccgaatgccactttcttcttcatataatcttgcttctctgatgattttctcagcatacagattgaacaagtatggtgagacaatacaaccctgatgcccacctgtcctgatttgaagccatgcactcgtcccttgttctgctcccacAATTGCCTCCTGCTCTGTGGCTCCACGCTACCCTCCCTATTTCCTGTACTGAAAGTCCTCAGGCTTCTTTCTACATTGAGTTCTGATGATTTAAAATTAAGCAAGCGTTGATCTACCAGTTCTTGAATTCTTTAAACTGAAGACGCTCCAAATATTCCCTAGGCCCTGGAATCGTTGGGTGCAGAGTACCTCCTTTAAAATGTACTCTCATCCTGGGCTCTCACATATTCCGGACCAAACTGGGAGAAGTCTGCTAAACACCACCATTTCAACGAAGCCTCTGAAGACAGTAatttccttcctcttccccttgTTCCCTGTACCAAGCCCAAGGTATATGTCTAGGTTCTGGATAAGATAGGGGAGTTTTCAATTCCACAATGccagctaaaggagccctagtggtgcaatggttaagtactTGCTTGTGAACTGAGAGGTCTGCAGTTTGACTCCACCCATGGTTCCTGGTcacagaagacctggtgatctgttcgCATAAAGATTATAGGCCAGAagcccctatggaacagttctactttgtcatatgGGTCCCTgtggactggacagcacctaacaagagtAATACCACTAGGAGTAGCTTCACCAGCAGGAAATACAATAATAAATAATGATGTAGAAACTGTCTATGAGAAGTATCTACAAAAGCTAGTGTGAACTGTGGCAAGAATGAGCCAAGTTCTGTGAGAACCCAGAGCATTAGTGTGGGCGAGGCTTGTTACGTTGCTCGTAAAGCTTAGAGAAGAACCAACCTCAGGGTGACTGAGCAGGTAGTTCATGGCCTCTTCAAAGTACTCCAGGTGCAGGCTCTTGATGTTCTTCGGGAGGTCGTCGTAGTTAAAATAAGCCAGAGCCATCACTGCAAAACCCTTCCCAGCCAGCAGACTAGCTCGGCACTCCTGAAGGCCACCTCCAGCTCCACAAATGTCCATGATCCCAGGATAGGGcccagatccttgggaagaaacaaaacagaaagctcAACCTTTCCTGACACACTGTGCAGTGTGTCTAAAGCTACTTTGTTGCTTATTTAGTGATGcccaagttttctttttttttctttttaatcattttattggggctcatacagctcttatcataatccatacatacatccattgtgtcaagcacatttgtatatttgttgccctcatcattctcaaaacatttggtttctgcttgagcccttggtatcagctcattttcccctcctttccccaccctcccttgataatttatcaattattcttttcatatcttacactgaccactgtctcccttcacccacttttttgttgtccattcccctgggagggggttataggtagatcattgtgattggttccctctttctctccccaccttccccttaccctcctggtatggctactctcaatattggtcctgaggggtttatctgtcctggattccctgtgtttctacctCTTATGTataccggtgtacatgctctggtctaggtggatttgtaaggtagaattgggatcatgatagttggggggaggaagcattaaagaactagaggaaagttgtttttttcattggtgctacactgtaccctgactggctcctctattccttgtgacccttccatgggagatatccaattgtctatagatgggctttgggtctccactctaccctccccctcactcacattgatatgcttttttgttctggatctttgatgtctgatacctgaacccatggacacctcgtgatcacacaggcttgtttgctttttccatgtggactttgttgcttctcagttcgatggccgcttgtttatcttcaaagccAAGTTTTCTATTAACAACCAGAAATGCTGAAAGGTCTCTAGTCTTCAAGCATATAAAGACTGACGAAATCTAAATCCATATTCCTTGTCTACTCCCATAGTATCAAAGTCCCACAGAGTTTTACAAAAAGCATGtaatagaaaataatttatataagcAGCAGCAAATCATTGCTCCCTCCCTATAAAAACACATAATTCCACATGTTAATAAACCTATAGAGCAACTGGACCTTCATACATTGCTGGTGAAAATGCAAAAGGATACGGTCACTTTTCAAAAAAATTGGGTAGTTTCTTACAAAGTTAAGCATCTATTTtcatatgacctagcaatcccAATCCTAGGTCTTAACTCAAAGAAAGGAAAACTTGTGTTCACACTAAATATTGTATTCACATACTTTAACCATAATTTCCAAAAGACTAGAAATCAACCAAACATCATTTAACTGGTGAATGAATCAGCAAACTGTGCCGGTCACACAAAGGTGTCCTACTGAGAAGTAATAAAGTGCTGACATACATAACCCTGTAATGAATCTGCTATTGAACTATGCTAAGGAAGGAAGCCAGACCCCAAAAGCCATGTATCATTTTGCACGACTCCATTTATATGATATTGTGGGAAAGGCAAAACTACAGAGGTAAAAAAGATCAGTCTTGCTCGGTGttatgaggaggaggaggtggaccaCCAAAGGGTTTTAATTAATTTTGCGGTAATGTAATGGCCACATCTTGATTGCAAGTTTGCCAAAATTCAGGACTGTACATGAAAATGAGCTACATATCAGGTCTTGTCCACTAAGGGTGTTCAAGCATAATCTACTATATTAATTAAATCTCATTTAAATAATGTAAAACATCACATTTTCTTGCAGTTGGAAAATAACAGAATGTAAGTAATCATTCTTGGTTCTTTTTCTACTAAAGGCagttttattttggaaaaaatattAACCCTTTTTTTAATCAAAGCAATTAGGTAGGTAGTTCTGCCTACCAGCTAATAAAATGGAGAAGATCAAGGAAAGGGAAGGTCTTGGGGATAGAAGGGCTCAAGAGTTCTAACATgttagggggacaaataacagaaatgtagctGAGGGAGACAATGTATGGTTTAagatataaaataacaataataatatatcattgattAAGGACTCATGAGAGTGGAAGGGGGAAGAggcaaaaacaggagctgataccaagggttcaaatagaaagaaaatgtttttgaaacgatgatggcaacttatatacaagtgtgcttaatataacTGAGTTATGGATtataatataggcatgtacatatacaaatataatttatataatgatagggagatcgatatatgtacatatatttatatgttaagtattaaggtagcagatggacattgggcctctactcaagtgctccctcaatgcaagaagactgttctaataacctggcattctgtgatgctcaccttcacgacacaatcactgaagacaaaatgggtacataagcaaatgtggtgaagaaagctgatggtgcccggctatcaaaagatacagcatctggtatcttaaaggtttgaagataaataagcagccaactagctgagaagcaacaacctctacagggaagaagcacaccagcctgtgtaatcatgactaGCATCGGACTTAtccacttgatctggacagggctgggatgcttgcttcatatataattactttttaatataaagctctctcttgccctctctctctctttttttaaaaaaatatatatcactggatttgtttttctagtcaacccagcctaacacaatattGGATATATTCTTCTGGTACTTGTTTCACTCAAGACTTTTGAAGATTCATCATGTTGATTTGTGTAGCTGTGACCCAATCATAAATCCCTAGTGGGATAGCATCTTATGAATTGGGCTGAgaacctcatggtcagcagctcaaaaccaccagccactcttcaggagcaagattaagctttctattccggtaaagatttacagtcttggaagcccaaaggGGTAGTCCTTgcctgtgaatcagcattgacttgatggctgtgaatttggggGTAGATCAATCACTTTTGTGGCTATTGTATATTTCACTGGGTAAACACCCTCAGTTTGTTGCTAAAACTCTACTCTGAATAGGCCTTTCCAGTGGTGCTTGCTATTCTAAGCAATACTTCAGTGGGCGTTCATGGATATGCCTCTGGTGTACACATGGAATGATATATTCAACTTTCTAAGGCAAATGTGTTTCTCAGAGTGGAAGAACAATTATATATTCTTTCTAGCCATATGTGAATTCCTTTGCCTTACCAAGTTTGGAACAATTGGTATTGTTAGATTGATAACCTTTTGGCACTTTTGAGAGTGTAAAATGGTATCTGGTAGTTTTATTTTGCagtaaatgtatatatttttaggcAATCCTTTGTTGGCAATGTGCAGTGAATAAGATCATTCATATCTCCCTTTTCCCTTTCCTACCAAGTCTTTTAACTAATCACTggagcctcccccctcccccgcccctgccccccagcAAGTCTTACCTTAAATTCCTGCCTCCCTGACACCTCAAGGCTCTTTATATAGATCCGAGGAGTTCTGTAATATTGGGAGCtatgtctttcttctgtggagattATGATAAACCAAAACGAAATTCTTATTCtatagagtcgattctgactcacagcgatcccatAAGactagatagaactgcccccgtgggtgtgCGGTTTACTGAATAGAGACCTCatctttcaaagtgctgaccttgtagttagcagccaactgcGTAGCTACTAGCTTACAGGGGATAAGATCAGGAAAACAAAATCGGGAAGGGTCGCTCACCTGGCGGCAGGAAGAGCGTGGCGCGCACCCGGCCCGCGCGCACCGGCTCCCTCCGCACCCCGGGCCGCAGGAAGTGGCGCTCGTGCACCGCCCGGCCCAGCACGCGCCGCGGCTCGGGCTCGTGGCCCTCGAGCACCTCCAGCTCCACCGCGAAGGGCGTCTGCACGTCCAGCTTCAGAAGCCGCCGCATGGGCTTCTCGGGCTCCAGGGCCCAGATGAGGCCCATGGGCTCGAGCCCCGCGAAGCTGCCGCCCAGCGCGGGCGCGCGCTCCAGGTCCAGCTCGCCGCCGCCGTCCGCGCGGTAGCGCGCGTGGGCCCGGAAGAGCGCGCCCTTCTCGTCGCGCAGGGACGCGCGCAGCGTGACCGGCTGGTGGGGGGCCAGGCCGCGCACCGCGATGCGCACCGGCTCGTCCCAGCAGCAGTGGCCCGCGGGCTCCACGGTCACTGTCGCCGCCATTCTGGTTGGCATCCAAGCGCCCGGGCCAACCACCTTCCGCTGTAGAGGCCTTGACCTCCGCAGCCAGCACGTCAGAGACAAGCGCAGGGCAGCGGGGACGAAAGCTATCATTTTGTGCCTTGAACCTCGCCCGCGGAAAATGTTGGTCTTGGTTCCCAGCCCTCCTGTGGCGGGCCGCTGCCCTGCAGCCTGAGCGCCGGAACTGCGAGTTCCACTGGGGGGCAGGCCTGGCTGGGCGGGTGACTCTGGAGGTGACCCTGGAAGGCAAGGGGCAGGAGTTAAAACAGACACGGAGACGAAGAACGTACAAGTTACTTCTCACTGCACTCTCTCGGGAAGAACTTAGCCCCTGGCAAAGCCTTCCGTTGCGAGCTTCCTGCTCATTCAGGGTCCGCAGGACCTGGGTTGACTTGCATGAATTCGTTCAGAAAACCACACCAGTTACTATTCATACTGGGAAGCATGGCGTGTTGCTTGTCTGTGTGCTTATTCTCCACACCGGTCCCACCCCTGAAGTCATAGTTGTAAGGAAGGCTAGAGCCCCCGGAGACCAAATCCGTGGAATTAGAGCAAACtggctttattggggagaaaaacccagcctgggcgaaGTCTCATGGTCCAGTGTCTGGGCCCGGGAGTGGCGCTGcaggctacaggggtggtgcttatatatggacaggtatgtccgggtttctggactggaaggtgtcttcctggttctgggCGTATTCGGGCCGGGTGCAGAGCTGTGGGCAAGAACAAAGCAGGCACTGAGACGGGCCCTGCTGGGTGCAGACTGGAGGGCCGAGAGCAAAGCGGGCACTGAGCCAAACGGGCCGTGCACAAAACTAACGGGCCGTGCGCAAAGCGGGGCCGtgaatgaaaaaatgaaaaacaacttgcaaagctgctgacaggttccatagccagctctggtcagctccgcaggggggagggggattaaaggtcacttgctgctagaagccggCCTGGCATTGATCCGGCCGTACAATAGTGTCTTCCTAAACTGTGTCACCTCCGATTTCAGACCTCGCAGGTAAAAAATAGCCCCTATTATGCTGTTCAACTAGGCTCTCGTTTTGCTCCACGGAAGCACATTTGGTCTACTTCTCATCCTGGACCTCCCCCTTTTCCCATGTTTCCTACATTATTTCTTACCTCTAGTGGTGGATTTTCCATGAAGACTGTTTGAgattcccttccttccttccaggaTCTTGTAATTagctttatattaaaaaatgtGTATCCTTTGTACTAGGAAAACCTGAAAATTAAGGTGCAGGCCCCACAAGAAAAAGCCTTTAAAGTTTAAAAGcccccccctctccaccccccacccttgaTGGCA
This genomic stretch from Tenrec ecaudatus isolate mTenEca1 chromosome 14, mTenEca1.hap1, whole genome shotgun sequence harbors:
- the LOC142425946 gene encoding acyl-coenzyme A thioesterase 1-like produces the protein MIAFVPAALRLSLTCWLRRSRPLQRKVVGPGAWMPTRMAATVTVEPAGHCCWDEPVRIAVRGLAPHQPVTLRASLRDEKGALFRAHARYRADGGGELDLERAPALGGSFAGLEPMGLIWALEPEKPMRRLLKLDVQTPFAVELEVLEGHEPEPRRVLGRAVHERHFLRPGVRREPVRAGRVRATLFLPPGSGPYPGIMDICGAGGGLQECRASLLAGKGFAVMALAYFNYDDLPKNIKSLHLEYFEEAMNYLLSHPEVKGPGIGLLGHSKGGELCMSMASFLKGITAATIINGSLVNVGGELHYKDETLPPVGVNSHRIKVVKEGLVDIIDILNSPTEGPDQKSVIPVERAECTFLFLVGLDDHNWKSEFYADEASKRLQAHGKEKPQIICYPGAGHLIEPPYFPFCPASLHNLVGSPVIWGGEPRAHAMAQVDAWKQLQTFFHKHLGG